The following coding sequences lie in one Bacteroidota bacterium genomic window:
- a CDS encoding GDP-L-fucose synthase: MNVKDKIYVAGHKGMVGSAIIRRLKKDGFTNIVTRVSSELDLRNQQAVADFFANEKPDYVFLAAAKVGGIVANNTYRADFIYENMMIQSNVIHHAYLNNVKKLMFLGSSCIYPKMAPQPLKEDYLLTGLLEETNEPYAIAKIAGIKMCDAYRSQYGCNFISVMPTNLYGPNDNYDLKNSHVLPALIRKFHTAKKENAASVEIWGTGSPMREFLHADDLADACFYLMQNYNEAGLVNIGVGEDITIKDLALLVKKIVDFGGELKFDTSKPDGTPRKLMDVSKLHSFGWKHKINLEEGIAGVYSEVKDKL; encoded by the coding sequence ATGAATGTAAAAGATAAAATATACGTTGCAGGGCATAAAGGAATGGTTGGTTCTGCAATCATCAGACGATTAAAGAAAGATGGTTTTACAAATATTGTAACGCGTGTTTCCAGCGAATTAGATTTAAGAAATCAGCAAGCGGTTGCTGATTTTTTTGCAAATGAAAAACCCGATTACGTTTTTTTAGCTGCCGCTAAAGTTGGTGGAATTGTTGCAAACAATACCTATCGTGCAGATTTCATTTATGAAAACATGATGATTCAAAGCAATGTGATTCATCATGCCTATCTGAATAACGTTAAAAAATTAATGTTCTTAGGCTCTTCTTGTATCTACCCCAAAATGGCTCCTCAGCCTTTGAAGGAAGATTATTTACTTACCGGATTGTTGGAAGAAACAAACGAACCCTATGCGATTGCAAAAATTGCAGGGATAAAAATGTGTGATGCCTACCGTTCACAATACGGCTGCAATTTTATTTCGGTGATGCCAACAAACCTTTACGGACCAAACGATAACTACGATTTAAAAAATTCACATGTACTACCTGCTTTGATTCGTAAGTTTCATACAGCTAAAAAAGAGAATGCTGCAAGTGTGGAGATTTGGGGAACCGGTTCACCAATGCGCGAGTTCTTACATGCCGATGATCTGGCAGATGCTTGTTTTTATCTAATGCAAAACTACAATGAAGCGGGATTGGTAAACATTGGAGTGGGTGAAGATATTACCATCAAAGACTTAGCATTACTCGTTAAAAAAATTGTTGACTTCGGAGGTGAATTAAAATTCGATACTTCTAAACCCGATGGAACTCCGCGTAAATTAATGGATGTAAGTAAACTACATTCGTTTGGTTGGAAGCATAAAATCAATTTAGAAGAAGGAATTGCTGGGGTTTATTCAGAGGTAAAAGATAAATTATAG
- a CDS encoding undecaprenyl/decaprenyl-phosphate alpha-N-acetylglucosaminyl 1-phosphate transferase codes for MAFLILVFITSFFVVLLSTPSLIKVAILKRLFDAPGDTRKLHTRMIPTIGGIIIFAGTLFAYSLWFPEQVDNYPQLARSINDYKFIVATLLVMFFVGVKDDIIGTAPVKKLVAHVLVGMVLVLMADIRIVSMHGLFGIDVLPLWTSVFLSLFTYIVVVNAFNLIDGVDGLAGGVGFIASSAFGAWFALAGDPAMACLAFALSGSLLAFLFFNFSPAKIFMGDSGSLTIGLIICILAIKVIGYDVSAIENKAILNVSKPIFAMAVLVYPLVDTLRIFIYRAVRGVSPFSADRNHLHHRLLDIGLSHKGTVITIYFFNIAVIGLTVALALSSINANYSLIIVAAVSLTLAQIPFFIKKKKNRTAKEND; via the coding sequence ATGGCATTTTTAATATTGGTTTTTATTACTTCATTTTTTGTGGTGCTCCTTTCAACTCCATCGTTGATTAAAGTGGCAATCCTAAAACGTTTGTTTGATGCTCCCGGTGATACACGAAAGCTTCATACACGGATGATTCCAACCATTGGAGGGATTATTATTTTTGCAGGAACATTGTTTGCTTATTCACTTTGGTTTCCTGAGCAAGTGGATAATTATCCGCAGCTGGCTAGAAGTATTAACGATTATAAGTTTATTGTTGCCACTTTATTGGTGATGTTTTTTGTAGGGGTGAAAGATGATATTATTGGAACGGCTCCTGTAAAAAAATTAGTAGCCCATGTTTTAGTTGGGATGGTATTGGTGTTAATGGCAGATATTCGAATAGTAAGTATGCACGGGTTGTTCGGGATAGATGTATTGCCATTGTGGACCAGTGTGTTTTTGTCGTTGTTCACCTACATTGTTGTTGTGAATGCATTCAACTTAATTGACGGAGTAGACGGATTAGCAGGTGGCGTTGGGTTTATTGCTTCCTCTGCATTCGGAGCATGGTTTGCATTGGCAGGCGATCCTGCAATGGCTTGTTTGGCCTTTGCTTTGTCCGGTTCATTGCTTGCGTTTTTGTTTTTCAATTTTTCCCCAGCTAAAATATTTATGGGTGATTCCGGTTCATTAACCATCGGATTAATCATTTGTATTCTTGCGATTAAAGTAATCGGATACGATGTGAGTGCCATCGAAAATAAAGCTATTCTGAATGTTTCTAAACCTATTTTTGCGATGGCCGTGTTGGTATATCCGTTAGTAGATACATTGCGTATTTTTATTTATCGGGCCGTTAGAGGAGTGTCGCCTTTCTCTGCCGACAGAAACCATTTACACCATCGTTTGTTAGATATCGGCTTAAGCCATAAAGGAACAGTTATCACCATCTATTTTTTTAACATTGCAGTAATTGGTTTAACCGTTGCACTTGCACTTTCCAGCATCAATGCGAATTACTCACTTATTATTGTCGCTGCGGTTTCTCTTACTCTTGCACAGATTCCTTTCTTCATTAAGAAAAAGAAAAACAGAACAGCAAAGGAGAATGATTAA
- a CDS encoding T9SS type A sorting domain-containing protein yields MKKIFTPLFFLLTIGFTQAQNILFVNDNDAITANTTTMLTSLNSSSYATYTYWSIPDSTTTLTSAYMDNFDLVIWYCSTDGVGLEIWGGSATGNAEVVNYINSGKAFWLIGLDIMYQQYAGGPSTFVSGDFAYDQLGLQSYDSQSYLNDGSLGVDNVVKMAGVPASFPATIQWVFSSLWYVDGCTALAGTMSMYEMGGVGTYPLLGSDCMFHKNDLGGNVMSTFFDPALIDTEPNRIDFLDESITYLLNGVGIQENSFVSGLTVAPNPVKNATTIRFNLLQESSVSYSLYAINGSLVKSQSLGKLNGENTIQIDLESVESGMYFLTLTTDQSQQFIKLIKD; encoded by the coding sequence ATGAAAAAAATTTTTACTCCACTCTTCTTCTTGTTAACGATAGGATTTACGCAAGCACAAAATATTTTGTTTGTTAACGACAATGATGCGATCACTGCAAATACAACAACAATGCTTACTTCCTTAAATAGTTCTTCCTACGCGACCTATACTTATTGGAGCATCCCGGATTCTACTACCACACTCACATCCGCTTACATGGATAATTTTGATTTGGTAATTTGGTATTGCTCAACAGATGGAGTTGGTTTGGAGATTTGGGGTGGATCAGCAACTGGAAATGCAGAAGTGGTAAATTATATCAATTCGGGCAAGGCGTTCTGGTTAATCGGGTTGGACATTATGTATCAGCAATACGCAGGTGGTCCATCTACATTTGTGTCAGGAGATTTCGCCTACGACCAGTTGGGATTACAATCGTATGACTCGCAATCCTATTTAAATGATGGTAGTTTAGGGGTAGATAATGTAGTGAAGATGGCGGGTGTTCCTGCTAGTTTTCCTGCAACAATTCAATGGGTGTTTTCTTCATTATGGTATGTTGACGGCTGCACCGCTTTAGCCGGTACAATGTCGATGTACGAAATGGGAGGTGTTGGAACGTATCCGCTTTTGGGAAGTGATTGTATGTTTCATAAAAATGATTTAGGCGGTAATGTAATGAGTACATTTTTTGATCCTGCATTAATTGATACGGAGCCGAACAGAATTGATTTTTTAGACGAGAGCATTACCTATCTTTTGAACGGAGTGGGTATTCAGGAGAACAGTTTTGTTTCGGGATTAACCGTGGCACCAAATCCTGTAAAAAATGCAACAACGATTCGTTTTAATTTGTTGCAGGAATCAAGCGTTTCATACTCATTATACGCTATTAACGGAAGTCTTGTAAAATCACAAAGCCTAGGGAAATTGAATGGTGAAAATACCATTCAAATTGATTTGGAATCCGTTGAATCAGGGATGTATTTTTTGACATTAACTACGGATCAATCACAACAATTTATAAAATTAATAAAGGATTAG
- the cyoE gene encoding protoheme IX farnesyltransferase: MFMKFRLASLVVISAGIAFAAASKELDWAKMGWLVLGGFLVTGSSNGFNQILERDLDKLMTRTQNRPLPQERMSVTEALILASITGIIGITILWVFMNPLSGILGLLALILYTVVYTPLKRITPFAVFVGAFPGAIPPLLGCVAATEGFGSVPLIGWILFAGQFIWQFPHFWAIAWVLDDDYKKAGFKMLPSPGGRDKSSAYQVLVYTLFLYPISLMPVMFHYSGLISSLIISFCSIYFLYQAYILYRDCTVEAARKLMFGSFFYLPAIQLAVLYG, translated from the coding sequence ATGTTTATGAAGTTTCGTTTGGCGTCACTTGTTGTAATCTCTGCGGGCATTGCTTTTGCTGCAGCTTCAAAAGAGTTGGATTGGGCAAAAATGGGGTGGTTGGTGTTAGGAGGATTTTTGGTGACCGGTTCTTCCAATGGTTTTAATCAAATCCTTGAACGCGATTTAGATAAATTAATGACGCGTACCCAAAACCGTCCGCTTCCTCAAGAGCGAATGAGTGTCACTGAAGCATTGATTTTGGCTTCGATTACCGGAATTATTGGGATTACTATTTTATGGGTTTTTATGAATCCGTTGAGTGGAATTTTAGGTTTGCTGGCTTTAATCCTTTACACGGTTGTGTACACTCCACTAAAAAGAATTACTCCCTTTGCAGTATTTGTAGGCGCTTTTCCAGGTGCAATCCCACCTTTGTTGGGCTGTGTGGCGGCAACAGAAGGCTTTGGTTCCGTTCCATTAATCGGTTGGATTTTGTTTGCTGGCCAATTTATTTGGCAGTTTCCACACTTTTGGGCGATTGCTTGGGTGTTAGATGACGACTATAAAAAAGCGGGGTTCAAAATGTTGCCATCACCCGGAGGACGCGATAAAAGCAGTGCTTACCAAGTGTTGGTGTATACCTTATTTTTATATCCGATTAGTTTAATGCCGGTAATGTTCCACTATTCCGGACTGATTTCATCCTTGATTATCTCTTTTTGCAGTATTTATTTTTTATATCAAGCTTATATTTTGTACAGAGATTGTACAGTAGAAGCCGCACGGAAGTTGATGTTCGGCTCTTTCTTTTATTTACCGGCAATTCAATTAGCAGTATTATATGGATAA
- a CDS encoding cytochrome c oxidase subunit 3: MDNPIQMETTLTPGEEHRQFKQKVAIPMLWIAMISMVMLFGACTSAYIVSRGAGAWVHFELPQMFYVSTAIIIISSVTMNWTLASARKNDYKGMKMGSFITLLLGLAFVFFQFKAWGVLVDQKVFFAGRDSNAAGSFMYVLTGLHLAHLIFGIGAVAVVWIKSRLQRYNSENLLGVRLCAIFWHFLDVLWVFLFLFLLFLR; encoded by the coding sequence ATGGATAATCCTATTCAAATGGAAACGACCTTAACACCGGGCGAAGAACACCGCCAATTCAAACAAAAAGTAGCGATACCCATGTTGTGGATCGCAATGATTTCGATGGTCATGCTTTTCGGAGCCTGCACCAGTGCCTATATTGTAAGTAGAGGAGCAGGAGCTTGGGTTCATTTTGAACTTCCACAAATGTTTTATGTGAGCACCGCTATTATCATAATTAGCAGTGTTACAATGAATTGGACGTTGGCGTCTGCAAGAAAGAACGATTATAAGGGAATGAAAATGGGTTCTTTTATTACACTTTTGTTAGGATTGGCCTTTGTTTTTTTCCAATTTAAAGCGTGGGGAGTTTTGGTGGATCAAAAGGTGTTTTTTGCAGGCAGAGACAGCAATGCAGCGGGTTCGTTCATGTATGTACTAACAGGATTGCATTTGGCCCATTTAATTTTCGGGATTGGGGCAGTAGCAGTAGTTTGGATTAAATCTAGATTACAGCGTTATAACTCCGAAAACCTACTGGGAGTAAGGCTTTGTGCTATTTTTTGGCACTTTCTGGACGTATTGTGGGTATTTTTGTTTTTATTTTTGTTATTCCTGCGTTGA